Within Romboutsia sp. CE17, the genomic segment CATTATATAAAAGTGATAAACAGTGGGAATCAGAACTTCAATCTTTTAGGAAAGATACTAAAGAACTAAAAAATTATATTGGAAAGGTTACAAAATCAGAAACGCACTTCGCGTTTGCTTTAGATATTAAAGAAAAATTAGATATAAGAATAAATAAATTATGCTCATATCCAAAATTAAAATTAGACATAAATAAGGATTCATATAAATATTTAGATATGAATGAAGAAGTTAAAAAAGTTTATAAGGAGTATATGTCAATATGCTCAAATCTAGAACTTGAGATACTAAAATTATCAGATAAAGACTATAATAAATTTATTAGCAATAATAAAATAAGTAAGAAATATGGAATGTATATCAATGATATAAGAAGAAATAAAGACCATTACTTAGATGATGAAGAAGAAGCATTATTGAACAATACATCTTCATTAGCAAATTTACCAGGTAATGCATATGATCTTTTTAGGAATATGGATAAAAAAACAGGTTTAACTCCAGGTGAATATGCAACAGAAATAGAGTCAACAGATAGAAGTAGTAGAAAGAATGCATATACAGGTGAATTTATTCCATATAATGATAATATAAATACATTGTCTGCATTATTGATTGGACAAGTTAAGAAAAATATATTTTACTCAACATCAAGAGGATATGATTCTTCTTTAGATATGTATTTAAAATCAGATGATATAGACAAAAAAGTATATAATGAATTAATAGATACAGTTAGTAAGCATACAGATAGTTTACACAAGTATATAAATTTGAGAAAAAAAGTATTAGGATTAGATAAAGTATATTATTATGATATGTTTGTACCTATTGTAGAACCAGTGGATAATAATATAACATATGATAAAGCCCAGACTATGGTATATTCTGCAATGTCTCCTTTAGGAGAAGAATATGCAGATATAATTTACAAAGCATTTAATGAAAAATGGATAGATGTTTACTCAAATGATAATAAAGTTAGTGGGGGATATTGCTTATCAGTATATGATAATCATCCATATGTTTTATTAAACTATAATAACTCTTTAGGATCTGTATC encodes:
- the pepF gene encoding oligoendopeptidase F, producing MNSLDNKDSESKKEEKVNIDYTKTIWDLSSLYKSDKQWESELQSFRKDTKELKNYIGKVTKSETHFAFALDIKEKLDIRINKLCSYPKLKLDINKDSYKYLDMNEEVKKVYKEYMSICSNLELEILKLSDKDYNKFISNNKISKKYGMYINDIRRNKDHYLDDEEEALLNNTSSLANLPGNAYDLFRNMDKKTGLTPGEYATEIESTDRSSRKNAYTGEFIPYNDNINTLSALLIGQVKKNIFYSTSRGYDSSLDMYLKSDDIDKKVYNELIDTVSKHTDSLHKYINLRKKVLGLDKVYYYDMFVPIVEPVDNNITYDKAQTMVYSAMSPLGEEYADIIYKAFNEKWIDVYSNDNKVSGGYCLSVYDNHPYVLLNYNNSLGSVSTLSHELGHAIYEYLSCKNQNYFNSSPSIFTHEVASITNEALLYEGLIKGARNDKEKAYYISEYLDLIKNTLYTQTMYAEFEKTIHEMVESNKNVNALVLNDIWGQLLKKYYGNSYEVDQLSMVGWSRIPHFYNSFYVYKYATGCSAGITFAQSILKDNGAENYMYFLKKGGSNYPLKILKDSGVNLTITKPMENTIKRFDDLVKELEEILAKQ